The genomic stretch CGGTCACCGGGTAGATCCCGGGCCGCTGGATCTCTCCCATGACGGAGACGCCCTGGCTGCCATAGTTGGCGACGAAGACGGTGACGTGCGGGTTCTTGAGATAGCCGCCCTCCACCAGCTTCTGCTCGATGAGGGCCTGGGCCTGGTCGGCGGTGAGGCCATCCAGGTGCACGTAGCCGATGAGAGCCAGGTAGGCATCGCCGGCGGCGCTCACGCGCACGTGCTGGGTCAGCTCGGGAACGTTGTACACGCCGATGTCGACCATGTCGCCGGGGCCGATCTTCAGCCCCACGGAGGCCTGGTCGGAAGGCGCAGCGGGAGCTGGAGCCCCGGCCGCCGGAGCCGGCGCCGGCTCGACTCCCTGCACCGTCTGCGCCGAGGACTGGCCGGCGGGCTGCCCGGCGGGATGGCCGGGCGAGCTCGGCGGCTGGTTTTGCGCACTCAGGCTGGGCGCCAGCAGGCTCAGAAGCAAAATGGCCAGCAGGGAGCTGAAGGCAGCCGCCACAGTGGCCCGGGAACGACGTCTCATCTACAACCTCAAAGAAAAGACTGCGGGGGAGCCAGATACTTTCAGCAAGTCTAGCACAGGCGGGGATTCGCGACGGACGCAAAGCCGGACCGGTTCCCAATTCAGCACCCGGCTTGGTGGGCAGGCTGCGAGGTTGTTATAATCAAGCGGTTCCGCAGCAACATTCTGAGAAGGCCTGAAGCGATCCTTCCCACGCAGGTGTGATGCGGTACGCCGCTGTGCGCGTCGTCGCGCAGCTTCCGTGAAGTGGCCAGGTAGCTCAGCTGGTAGAGCGCGGCCCTGAAAAGGCCGGCGTCGGCGGTTCGATTCCGTCCCTGGCCACCATCACCTCTCCCCAGCATCGACAGCCCTAGCTCACGCTCTCGGCACTGTATCTGGCGAGCAGGCCGGTGCGCACAGCGTAGCGGTAGATGCGCGTGAAGAACCATCCCGCCAGCAGGATGTACAACAGGGCCAGAGCGGCGCCCCAGAGCAGCGTCTCCCCCGACATCGCCCGTCCCAGCACCACCGTCCGCATGCCCTCGAAGACGTAGGAGGGCGGCAGCAGGCGCCCCACGGACTGCATCCATCGCGGCAGCGTGGAGAGCGGGTAGAACACCCCCGCGAAGGGCGCGAGCAGCGCCGGGATGGGCCACACGAACCACTCCGAGGCTGGTCCCAGGCGCAGCACCAGCGCGCTGCCGAAGATGCCCAGCGCGATCCCGAAGAGGAACAACACCAGCAGGAACGCCACCAGCAGCACGCCGTAGGAGAAGAAGGACAAGCCGAAGACCAGGGTGGCTATCAGCAGCATGATCACCAGCCCCACCAGGCTGGTGGCGGTGCTGGCCAGCACCAGCCCGCCGACGTACTCCGGGACGGAGAGCGGCGTGGCAAAGACGTTCAGGAAGTTACGCGACCACACATCCTCGAAGAAGGCCATGGTCACGCCGTGCATGACGCGGGTGAAGAAGTCCCACAGCAATACCGCACCCAGCAGCACCGGCACGAAGTTGAAGCCGGCGGCCGAGACCGTGTTCAGGTACTTGGTGATGAACCCCCAGAGCACGATATCGATGCCGACCCAGGCGAAGAGCGGGAAGGCGCGGGAGAAGCTGCCGCGGATGAGGTAGAAGTGGCGCAGAGCGATAGCGGCGGTGCGGCCCAGGCGCATGGCTCATGCCTCCGCGAGCGCGAGCGGCTCCCGCGCCACGGCGATGAACAACTCCTCCAGCGTCGCCTTGCCATGCTCGCGGGGAAGCGTCCTGGGATCGCCCTGCAACAGGATCCGGCCGTGCGACAGGAAGAGGACGCGGTGGCAGACCTCCTCGACCTCGTACATGTTGTGCGAGGTCCAAAGCACGCCGCCGGCGCCCTCGGCGGCGAAGGCGCGGATGCGGGCGCGGATGTCGCGGGCCGTGGCCGGGTCCAGCGAAGTGGTGGGCTCGTCCAGCAGCAGCAGGTGAGGTCGGTTCAGCAGGGCCTTGGCCAGGCCCACCCGCGTCTGCTCGCCGGAAGAGAGCAGGCCGCACTTGACGTCGTGAAAGCGCGCCAGGTCGAATTGCTCGAGCACGGCGGCGATGCGCTCCGGCAACGCGCTCACCCCATAGAGCAGGCCGAAGATGCGCAGGTTCTCGGCCACGGTGAGGTTGCCGGGCAGCGGGGCATAGACGGCGGCGAAGTTCGTGCGCGCCAGCGCCGCCGCGCGCTGCCGCCCGATGTCCAGGCCCTCGACATGGATGCTGCCGGCGTCGGGCTCGAGCACGCCCAGCACCATGCTGATGGTCGTGGTCTTTCCCGCCCCGTTGGGACCCAGGAGGCCGACGATCTCGTTCCTTCCCACCTCGAAGGAGATCCCGTCCACCGCAACGGTGCGGCCATAGGACTTGCGCAGCTCCGCCACCGCGAGCGCCGGAACCTGGGAGCCGGGGCCGGACATCACTTCCTCGGGTAGCCGACCGTCTGCGCCAGGATGATCCTCTGGTCGGGACGCAGGCGCATGGCCTTGGCCAGCGCCGGCCGATCGATGCTGCCGCGCACCACCGTCGCCAGCCCTTCGGAAGCGCAGAAGAGGTAGACGTTCTGGGCGATGAAGCCGGCGTCGGCCGCCACATACAGATCGCGCTCCGCGGAAGCGCCCTGCGTGCGGGACAGATCGGCGACATAGACCAGGTCCAGGGGCGCGTCCTTCACGAAGGGCTGGGTCCCGGTCTGGGCGCGCAGGTCGTCGCGCACCACCGGAACGAGTTGATTGGCTCGGGCATCGTAGCGGTAGAGCCCGTCCGCGGTGGCCACATAGACGTCGATCTCCTGCCAGTCCATCGCGGAGGGCGCGGTGCGCTTGCCGGAGTCGGGACGGTTGACGCCGAAGGCCGCCCACAGCAGGCTCGGGAGCACCTGCGGAGGCAGCTTCTCCGGGCTGAAGGCGCGCGTGGAGCGGCGCTCCTTGAGTACCTGCATCAACGGCCGCCCACCCTGGGTTTCGGGGCTGGGAAGCGGGACCGGCTTGAGTTCCTGAGCGAACAGGCTGGCCGCACACAGGACGACGGCCGCCCACCCCCCACGCACCCGCATCCAACCGGGAGCTTCCATCGCTGAACCTCCCCCGCCGCTCGGCTCTGGCTCGCGGACCACCGACAGCATACACCGGCGCCGCCGTGGGGAGGCCGGCAGCCGTCCCAGGGTGGTTTACAGGACGGGCGGCGCGGGCATACACTGCGGGGTTTCGCATAGCCTGCCTCAGGAGGTATGTATGCTCTGGAAGCGGAACCTGGCCTTGTTGGCGCTGCTGGCGGTAGGGGTGATGACGGCGGCGGCGCAGAATCGCGGAGCCCTCGGCCCGCAATCGACCGCCGCAGTGGCGGCGCCCTCTCCGGAAGGAGAGGCCAAGCCGCCGGCGCGGCCCAAGTCCTTCGACCTCGACGCCATGGACAAGGGCGTCAGTCCCTGCGAGGACTTTTACCATTACGCCTGCGGCAACTGGATCAAGAACAACGAGATTCCTCCCGACCAGTCGCGCTGGGGTCGTTTCAACGAGCTGGCGGAGTACAACCGCAACATCCTGCACTCCATCCTGGAGAAAGACTCGGCCAACGACCCCAAGCGCACGGCCGTGCAGCAGAAGATCGGCGACATGTACCAGTCCTGCATGGATGAGCAGGCGGTGAACGCCAAGGGCATCGCGCCGCTGAAGCCGGAGCTGGAGCGCATCGCGGCCATCTCCAGCAAGCAGCAGCTGATCGACGAGATCGCCGCCCTGCGCGCCAAGGGGACCGGGGTGCTGTTCGGTTTCGGCGCGCAACCCGACCTGCACAACGCCAGCATCCAGATCGCCGGCGTCTTCCAGGGCGGCCTGGGCCTGCCCGACCGCGACTACTACCTGAAGCAGGACCCCAAGTCCAAGGAGACGCGGGAGAAGTACCAGGCCCACGTGGCCAAGATGCTGGAGCTGGCCGGTGACGACCCGGCCACCGCGCAGAAGGAAGCCG from Terriglobales bacterium encodes the following:
- a CDS encoding ABC transporter permease, which produces MRLGRTAAIALRHFYLIRGSFSRAFPLFAWVGIDIVLWGFITKYLNTVSAAGFNFVPVLLGAVLLWDFFTRVMHGVTMAFFEDVWSRNFLNVFATPLSVPEYVGGLVLASTATSLVGLVIMLLIATLVFGLSFFSYGVLLVAFLLVLFLFGIALGIFGSALVLRLGPASEWFVWPIPALLAPFAGVFYPLSTLPRWMQSVGRLLPPSYVFEGMRTVVLGRAMSGETLLWGAALALLYILLAGWFFTRIYRYAVRTGLLARYSAESVS
- a CDS encoding SagB/ThcOx family dehydrogenase, with the protein product MEAPGWMRVRGGWAAVVLCAASLFAQELKPVPLPSPETQGGRPLMQVLKERRSTRAFSPEKLPPQVLPSLLWAAFGVNRPDSGKRTAPSAMDWQEIDVYVATADGLYRYDARANQLVPVVRDDLRAQTGTQPFVKDAPLDLVYVADLSRTQGASAERDLYVAADAGFIAQNVYLFCASEGLATVVRGSIDRPALAKAMRLRPDQRIILAQTVGYPRK
- a CDS encoding ABC transporter ATP-binding protein, which produces MSGPGSQVPALAVAELRKSYGRTVAVDGISFEVGRNEIVGLLGPNGAGKTTTISMVLGVLEPDAGSIHVEGLDIGRQRAAALARTNFAAVYAPLPGNLTVAENLRIFGLLYGVSALPERIAAVLEQFDLARFHDVKCGLLSSGEQTRVGLAKALLNRPHLLLLDEPTTSLDPATARDIRARIRAFAAEGAGGVLWTSHNMYEVEEVCHRVLFLSHGRILLQGDPRTLPREHGKATLEELFIAVAREPLALAEA
- a CDS encoding polysaccharide biosynthesis/export family protein yields the protein MRRRSRATVAAAFSSLLAILLLSLLAPSLSAQNQPPSSPGHPAGQPAGQSSAQTVQGVEPAPAPAAGAPAPAAPSDQASVGLKIGPGDMVDIGVYNVPELTQHVRVSAAGDAYLALIGYVHLDGLTADQAQALIEQKLVEGGYLKNPHVTVFVANYGSQGVSVMGEIQRPGIYPVTGQLRLLDLIAAAGGLTARAGRIVYITHRDRPKEPATVALNGDAGDAKNNVDILPGDTVVFSKAGVVYVVGDVGHPSGFIMDNNESLTVLQAIALAGGTNRTAKLDAAQIIRKTPKGPEQIPIPLKKILSAKAPDMPLKGDDVLFVPSSAAKSAAIRTIDAIFGLASGAALRTF